The Gemmatimonadota bacterium DH-78 region GAGCGCCTGGAAGGCCCCGATCGAGGCACCCCCGACCACCACCTCGATGTCGTCGCTCTCGCAGTCCATGCGAATCGCGGGCACGACCTCGTAGCGCACGTACTCCTGGTACTGGTTCATCACCCACATGCGGTGCTCGGGCGAGCCCTCTTCGGTGAGCATCGCCCGGCCGGCCACGCTGTCGCACGAGTAGATCTTGATCCGCCCCGCCTCGAGCGCGGACCGGAGCGCACCCACGATATGGAAGCGCTCGATCTCCTCGGCGTCGCCGCCGGCCGTCGGAAAGAGCAGCACCGGGGTGCCGAAGGTGCCCCACCGCGCCATGGTCACGTCGCGGTGCAGCCGCTCCGAAAACCAGGTCTCGCGGCGCTTCATGCTCCCTCCACCGGATTGCGGTCACGCCACTGCTGCAGCCGCGAGAAGAAC contains the following coding sequences:
- a CDS encoding alpha/beta hydrolase-fold protein, producing the protein MKRRETWFSERLHRDVTMARWGTFGTPVLLFPTAGGDAEEIERFHIVGALRSALEAGRIKIYSCDSVAGRAMLTEEGSPEHRMWVMNQYQEYVRYEVVPAIRMDCESDDIEVVVGGASIGAFQALAAVCRYPEVFSKALCMSGTYDLERFLKARPNADYHRSSPLDFVPALAGDHLERLRQRFVILASGEGEAENIGQSWSVARVLGDQRVPNRVDSWGPDWKHDWPLWRNMVVEYLDELVG